The Corynebacterium camporealensis genome contains a region encoding:
- a CDS encoding YhgE/Pip domain-containing protein yields the protein MRTSWKIYCRDIKRLLRTPQIWIILIGIMITPALYSWVNVSAFWDPYENTDQIRVAVTNQDEGTNSDLTGEIDVGGELVDQLDEAGGLGWQFMNEQDAEDALRSGDVFATILIPPDFSSDFISIFEGEYSQPTIDYAVNEKLNAISPKITDQGASTLDSVISSTFNKQVSEAVATELRDSGTDLSNRIANAAGDSADSFTETADTVAGSRERLNNLQQRIEDYRPAVSQAQSTLDSVNGTIESSQDALRQVEDTTTSVQNLITEFTADASEAYVAGTTALAEGAASANASVNEATGQLQGALGRVDAATSGAERVAEQSDEAIADLRRVVDNPVLPSEITAPLRQALDDLADRNAQNQEVIGNLSQLQSDSAATLEQLENTAAALADATSNTRENSQQLRDSLNNDAPALTSAVNTLGSTAGRLAASLETQKTLLGETRGLLDGVDQQLVDAQGVVSSFQGDLSGIEDGLRTARTDVLAVANSVTDTPLLTTVEDLDPDEVSSFLASPATMESNAIFPVDSYGSGMSSLFTSLTLWIGAFMLMIIFRAEVEPKGIRNITVANAYLGRFLLLATFAIGQALIVSIGNLVIGVENINPLLYVGTTVFIGLCYLSIVYGLVSIFGHVGRVIAVVLAFIQIPGASGLYPIEMTPDFFRAIHPFLPFTYGIGAMRETVGGFYDTHYWGNLGALLFMAAVAFLMGTFLRRGLSNVNMLVNDELAKGKLIINEQVHLVGSRYRVTDILQALQDREGYQENMESRWSSLRGRFPLFMKIAVAVGTVLLLGLGIFAQIRPEEKALAFGLACLVTLITIGVIAFLEYIKQSLANDERLADLSEDELSEHLKQQSSQTNRLADDDTKEMPVQAEGEKS from the coding sequence GTGAGAACTAGTTGGAAAATCTACTGCCGGGATATAAAGCGCCTGCTGCGCACACCGCAGATTTGGATCATCCTCATCGGCATCATGATTACTCCAGCGTTGTACTCGTGGGTCAACGTATCCGCCTTCTGGGATCCTTATGAAAACACCGACCAGATTCGGGTTGCAGTTACCAACCAAGATGAAGGTACGAACTCGGATCTGACCGGGGAAATAGATGTCGGCGGTGAGCTGGTCGACCAACTAGACGAGGCCGGCGGGCTCGGCTGGCAGTTCATGAACGAACAAGACGCCGAAGACGCGTTAAGAAGCGGCGACGTCTTCGCCACTATCCTTATTCCGCCGGATTTTTCTTCTGACTTCATCAGTATTTTTGAAGGCGAGTATTCGCAGCCGACCATTGACTACGCCGTTAATGAAAAGCTCAACGCGATTTCGCCGAAGATTACTGACCAGGGCGCATCCACGCTCGACAGCGTGATTAGCTCAACTTTTAACAAGCAGGTCTCGGAGGCCGTTGCTACTGAGCTGCGCGATTCCGGCACTGATTTGTCCAACCGTATCGCCAACGCGGCGGGCGACTCGGCTGATTCTTTTACCGAGACTGCCGATACTGTCGCTGGTTCGCGGGAGCGCCTGAACAACCTCCAACAGCGCATTGAGGACTACCGTCCGGCGGTCTCCCAGGCGCAGTCGACTCTGGACTCGGTCAACGGGACCATTGAGTCCTCCCAGGACGCGCTGCGCCAGGTCGAAGACACCACGACCAGCGTGCAGAATCTGATTACCGAGTTTACTGCCGATGCCTCCGAGGCTTACGTCGCGGGTACTACCGCCCTGGCCGAAGGTGCGGCGTCAGCGAACGCTTCCGTCAATGAGGCTACCGGTCAGCTCCAGGGCGCGCTGGGTCGCGTCGATGCTGCCACCTCTGGTGCTGAGCGCGTAGCCGAGCAGTCCGATGAGGCCATCGCAGACCTACGCCGCGTGGTGGACAACCCGGTGCTGCCCTCGGAGATCACCGCGCCGCTGCGCCAAGCCCTCGATGACTTGGCTGACCGCAATGCGCAGAACCAGGAAGTAATTGGCAATCTCTCGCAGCTGCAGTCTGACTCTGCTGCCACTTTGGAGCAGCTAGAAAATACTGCTGCAGCGCTTGCCGATGCCACCTCCAACACCCGCGAGAACTCCCAGCAGCTGCGTGACTCGCTGAATAACGATGCCCCGGCGTTGACTTCGGCGGTCAACACTCTGGGCTCGACTGCAGGACGCTTGGCGGCGTCGCTGGAAACACAGAAGACCCTGCTCGGTGAAACCCGCGGTCTGCTCGATGGCGTGGACCAGCAGCTTGTCGATGCCCAAGGCGTCGTCAGCAGCTTCCAAGGCGACCTGTCCGGCATCGAAGATGGCCTGCGCACCGCACGCACCGACGTGCTCGCCGTGGCCAACTCCGTGACCGATACTCCCCTGCTCACGACCGTGGAGGACCTCGACCCGGATGAGGTCTCCAGCTTCCTGGCCTCGCCTGCGACGATGGAATCCAACGCCATCTTCCCCGTCGATAGCTATGGCTCGGGCATGTCCTCGCTGTTTACGTCCCTGACGCTGTGGATTGGCGCGTTCATGTTGATGATCATCTTCCGCGCCGAAGTTGAGCCCAAGGGCATACGCAACATCACCGTCGCCAACGCCTACCTCGGCCGATTCTTGCTGCTGGCCACCTTCGCCATTGGCCAGGCCCTCATCGTGTCCATTGGCAACCTGGTCATTGGCGTGGAGAACATCAACCCGCTGCTCTACGTCGGCACAACCGTATTTATTGGCCTGTGCTACTTGAGTATCGTCTACGGACTTGTCTCCATCTTTGGCCATGTCGGCAGAGTCATCGCCGTGGTACTGGCGTTTATCCAGATTCCTGGTGCCTCGGGCCTCTACCCCATTGAGATGACCCCGGATTTCTTCCGGGCCATCCACCCCTTCTTGCCTTTCACGTACGGCATCGGTGCTATGCGTGAGACCGTCGGCGGTTTCTACGACACGCACTACTGGGGCAACCTGGGCGCGCTGCTGTTTATGGCGGCAGTCGCCTTCCTCATGGGTACGTTCCTACGCCGCGGGCTCTCGAACGTCAACATGCTGGTCAACGACGAGCTGGCCAAGGGCAAGCTCATCATCAATGAGCAAGTACACCTCGTCGGCAGCCGTTACCGCGTCACGGATATCCTGCAGGCCCTGCAGGACCGCGAGGGCTACCAGGAGAACATGGAATCGCGCTGGAGTTCGCTGCGCGGCCGTTTCCCGCTGTTTATGAAGATTGCGGTCGCCGTCGGCACGGTACTGCTGTTGGGCTTGGGTATTTTCGCCCAAATCCGCCCCGAGGAAAAAGCCCTCGCGTTCGGCCTGGCCTGCCTGGTCACGCTGATTACCATCGGCGTGATTGCCTTCCTCGAGTACATCAAGCAGTCCCTGGCCAACGATGAACGCCTGGCGGATCTGAGCGAGGATGAGCTGAGCGAGCACCTCAAGCAACAAAGCAGCCAGACGAACCGCTTAGCAGACGACGACACTAAAGAAATGCCCGTGCAGGCGGAAGGAGAAAAGTCATGA